A window of Haliscomenobacter hydrossis DSM 1100 contains these coding sequences:
- a CDS encoding GNAT family N-acetyltransferase, which produces MYKKILDQGLIIQQTEAHHAVALDALQRIVFPRLAEAERMAERHYLHHLEVFPAGQLVVLDGEKVVGMTSSIRYHLSLEDHTFLEVSDNLWLNTHEPEGDWLYGMDMGVHPDYRGRGLARQLYRARQEICRQLGLKGQIIVGMPNGYANYAHEMSLDAYYQQLLAGKIYDPTVGTQMRMGAEPQGLIHQYLDDPQCGNGGVLMILAVEKEV; this is translated from the coding sequence GTGTACAAAAAAATATTGGATCAGGGCTTGATCATTCAGCAAACCGAAGCGCATCACGCCGTGGCTTTGGATGCCTTGCAACGCATCGTTTTTCCACGCCTCGCCGAAGCAGAGCGTATGGCCGAACGCCATTACCTGCACCACCTGGAGGTTTTTCCGGCCGGACAATTGGTGGTGTTGGATGGCGAAAAAGTGGTCGGCATGACCAGTTCGATCCGCTATCACCTCAGTTTGGAAGACCATACTTTTTTGGAGGTGTCGGATAACTTGTGGCTGAATACCCACGAGCCAGAGGGCGATTGGCTCTATGGCATGGACATGGGGGTTCATCCCGATTACCGGGGTCGGGGCTTGGCCCGGCAGCTATACCGTGCGCGGCAGGAGATTTGTCGACAGCTCGGACTCAAGGGGCAAATCATCGTGGGAATGCCCAATGGCTATGCCAATTACGCCCATGAAATGAGCCTGGATGCGTATTACCAACAATTGTTGGCAGGGAAAATATATGACCCCACGGTGGGTACTCAAATGCGCATGGGTGCCGAACCTCAAGGCTTGATTCACCAGTATCTCGATGATCCCCAATGTGGCAATGGCGGGGTGTTGATGATTTTGGCCGTAGAAAAAGAAGTATGA
- a CDS encoding NAD-dependent succinate-semialdehyde dehydrogenase, translated as MQKNHINGTWLDALSGDTWPVINPATEAVITSVPFGGTADAQLAVDVAQAAFPVWKNTNAWQRADILKKVADLMRARSKELGQITVSEAGKPLAEAVGEWVVAAQFFEWYAEEAKRNYGRVIPASRNNKRMSVIAQPIGVVGIITAWNFPVWNLCRVWAAALAAGCTIVAKPSEYTPLTAMALMELLVAAGIPAGVANLVLGNASEIGETLLARPEVRKIHFVGSTRVGKLLLEGASRTNTKLSLELGGNAPCLIFPDVNLEAVAKSAAMAKSRNCGQVCVSPQRFLVHQDIYTDFVARVSMYMAQLKLGDGQDASTQIGPLINARQREQVEQLVQNSIAQGAKLSTGGNRPTQFNKGFFYSPTVLSDVTPEQDIFRKEVFGPVMGITPFASTEEAIFLANDTEYGLASYLWTNDLRTSIKVSEALEFGIVGINEWAAHATEAPFGGWKQSGLGYECGEEGLHEYLEKKLISIGDL; from the coding sequence ATGCAAAAAAACCACATCAACGGCACCTGGCTCGACGCCCTCTCCGGCGACACTTGGCCCGTCATCAACCCGGCTACCGAAGCCGTCATCACCAGTGTGCCTTTTGGTGGCACTGCCGATGCCCAGCTAGCAGTTGATGTCGCCCAGGCTGCTTTTCCCGTTTGGAAAAATACCAATGCCTGGCAACGCGCCGACATCCTGAAAAAAGTGGCGGACCTAATGCGTGCGCGCAGCAAAGAACTGGGGCAGATCACGGTATCCGAAGCGGGTAAACCCCTGGCGGAGGCCGTCGGTGAATGGGTGGTCGCTGCCCAGTTTTTTGAGTGGTACGCAGAAGAAGCCAAACGCAACTACGGCCGGGTCATTCCCGCCAGTCGCAACAACAAACGCATGTCGGTCATCGCTCAACCCATTGGGGTGGTGGGCATCATCACGGCCTGGAATTTCCCGGTTTGGAACCTTTGTCGGGTATGGGCGGCTGCGCTGGCCGCAGGCTGTACCATTGTGGCCAAACCCAGCGAATACACACCTCTGACGGCCATGGCCTTAATGGAATTGTTGGTAGCAGCGGGCATCCCGGCGGGTGTAGCGAATCTGGTATTGGGCAATGCCAGCGAAATAGGAGAAACCCTGCTGGCACGCCCCGAAGTGCGCAAAATCCACTTTGTAGGCAGTACCCGGGTGGGCAAACTCCTGCTGGAAGGTGCCTCCCGCACCAATACCAAACTCTCTTTGGAATTGGGCGGCAATGCGCCTTGTTTGATTTTCCCCGATGTAAATCTCGAAGCAGTAGCCAAAAGTGCCGCCATGGCCAAATCCCGCAACTGTGGCCAGGTTTGTGTGTCGCCTCAGCGTTTTTTGGTGCACCAGGATATTTACACTGATTTTGTAGCGCGAGTCAGCATGTACATGGCGCAATTAAAACTGGGGGACGGTCAGGATGCAAGCACCCAAATTGGTCCCCTGATCAATGCCCGTCAACGCGAACAAGTGGAGCAGCTGGTACAAAACAGCATCGCCCAGGGAGCTAAACTGAGCACTGGCGGAAATCGGCCCACGCAGTTTAACAAAGGCTTTTTTTATAGCCCTACGGTACTCTCGGATGTCACACCGGAGCAGGACATTTTCCGCAAAGAAGTATTTGGTCCGGTGATGGGCATCACCCCCTTTGCCAGCACGGAAGAGGCCATTTTCCTGGCCAACGACACCGAGTACGGCTTGGCGAGCTACCTCTGGACCAACGACTTGCGCACTTCCATCAAGGTATCCGAAGCCCTCGAATTTGGCATCGTGGGCATCAACGAATGGGCGGCCCACGCCACCGAAGCACCCTTTGGCGGCTGGAAACAAAGTGGCCTGGGTTACGAATGTGGCGAAGAAGGTTTACACGAGTATCTGGAGAAGAAATTGATCAGTATTGGCGACCTTTAA
- a CDS encoding AAA family ATPase encodes MIGRKKEMEVLANVFASKKPELVAVFGRRRVGKTYLIGSFFEGKIDFELTGLKDGTKEQQLRNFAYSLKDAQKSATLPPPPIDWLEAFHQLKTHLESLGNPEKRKVVFIDEVPWMASGKSDFLTGFSYFWNSYAAKTNIVVVICGSATAWMIQKIINDKGGLHNRVTCRIHLQPFTLAETEAYFLEKHIVFDRYQLLLLYMTMGGIPHYLNQVMGGKSAIQNIDEICFHTDGLLRTEFDNLYSSLFAHPERYESIISALSSTWKGMSRLEIIAKTKILDGGGLTMMLQELEQSGFISSYIPFGKKKKDTLFRLTDCYSLFYLKFIRNIPAKETIAWQSLSQTQTWITWSGYAFENICFHHIDNIKAALGIAGVHTNQYSFLSKPSDENEGAQIDLLIDRQDNVISLCEVKFYNDELVLTKADADNLRRKKSIFRHVTGTKKQIFVVVITTFGLLNNKHSLGLMDNVLDMNALF; translated from the coding sequence ATGATCGGACGTAAAAAAGAAATGGAGGTTCTGGCTAACGTTTTTGCTTCTAAAAAGCCAGAATTAGTAGCCGTTTTTGGTAGAAGACGGGTAGGAAAAACGTATTTGATTGGGTCATTTTTTGAAGGAAAAATTGACTTCGAGTTGACGGGTTTGAAAGATGGTACGAAAGAACAGCAATTGAGAAATTTTGCGTATAGCCTCAAAGATGCTCAAAAATCAGCGACATTGCCGCCGCCGCCCATTGATTGGTTGGAAGCATTTCACCAATTGAAAACACATCTTGAATCCTTGGGTAATCCCGAAAAACGAAAGGTTGTTTTCATCGACGAAGTACCGTGGATGGCAAGCGGAAAATCCGACTTTTTGACGGGCTTTAGTTATTTTTGGAATAGTTATGCGGCAAAAACGAATATTGTTGTGGTGATTTGTGGCTCGGCTACAGCCTGGATGATTCAAAAAATCATCAATGACAAAGGTGGATTGCACAACCGGGTCACCTGCCGTATTCACTTGCAACCTTTTACATTGGCTGAAACAGAAGCCTATTTTTTAGAAAAACACATCGTTTTTGATCGTTACCAATTGCTCTTGCTTTATATGACGATGGGCGGCATCCCACATTATTTAAATCAGGTTATGGGAGGCAAAAGCGCCATTCAAAATATTGATGAAATATGTTTTCACACCGATGGTTTGTTGCGGACAGAATTTGATAATCTGTACAGTTCCTTATTTGCCCATCCCGAGCGCTATGAGTCGATTATTTCAGCACTTTCGTCCACATGGAAAGGTATGAGCCGCTTGGAGATTATTGCAAAGACTAAGATTTTAGATGGCGGTGGTTTGACCATGATGTTGCAAGAGCTCGAACAGTCGGGTTTTATTTCGTCGTACATTCCTTTTGGAAAAAAGAAGAAGGATACACTTTTTAGGCTAACGGATTGTTATTCTCTGTTTTATCTAAAATTCATTCGAAACATTCCCGCCAAAGAAACAATTGCTTGGCAATCATTGAGTCAAACCCAAACCTGGATTACCTGGAGTGGTTATGCTTTTGAAAATATTTGTTTTCATCACATTGATAACATTAAAGCAGCTTTGGGTATAGCAGGTGTTCACACCAATCAATACAGTTTTTTGTCAAAACCAAGCGACGAAAACGAAGGCGCACAAATTGACCTCTTAATTGACCGACAGGATAATGTTATCTCTTTATGTGAAGTCAAATTCTACAACGATGAGCTCGTTTTAACGAAAGCCGACGCTGATAATTTACGCCGAAAAAAGAGCATTTTCCGTCACGTTACGGGTACTAAAAAGCAAATTTTTGTTGTAGTGATCACAACTTTTGGCTTGCTGAACAACAAACACAGTTTGGGTCTGATGGACAATGTATTGGATATGAATGCTTTGTTTTAA
- a CDS encoding NAD-dependent succinate-semialdehyde dehydrogenase codes for MPKFFKSLNPYTQEIVGEYMEASAVQLEVKLEWAEIAQREWATRSFAERASCFEHLADYLREHKAELALLMTEEMGKILPESLGEIEKCATQCTYYAQHAATLLQDEAIPTDATHYSGVSYEPIGIILGIMPWNFPFWQVFRYGVPALMAGNVTLLKHAPNVFGCALAIETAFRAAGFPEGVFQALIADVDAVQRLVADDRVGMVTLTGSERAGASVAALAGSHLKKSVLELGGSDALIVLPDADLDKAAAAAVQSRMMNAGQVCIAAKRFLVHQDVKVAFTEKVLHLIQGLKQGDPLDSATKLGPLALLDLAEALEHQLQKALTQGATLLCGGVREGCNFAPTLLDNVSPDSVAFREETFGPLATITSFSSEQEAIHLANLSRYGLSTAIWTQDLDKAKTLARQLEVGSVFVNAVVRSDSRLPIGGVKKSGYGRELAEAGIREFCTVKTHYVN; via the coding sequence ATGCCAAAATTCTTCAAATCCCTCAACCCCTACACCCAGGAAATCGTAGGAGAATACATGGAAGCCAGCGCAGTCCAACTCGAAGTCAAACTGGAATGGGCGGAAATCGCACAACGCGAATGGGCCACCCGCAGTTTTGCCGAAAGAGCCAGCTGTTTTGAGCACCTGGCCGATTACCTGCGCGAGCACAAAGCCGAGCTCGCCCTCCTGATGACCGAGGAAATGGGCAAAATCCTGCCTGAATCACTCGGCGAAATTGAAAAATGCGCTACACAATGCACTTACTACGCCCAACACGCCGCAACACTCTTGCAGGATGAAGCCATCCCCACCGATGCCACTCATTACAGCGGAGTCAGTTACGAACCCATCGGCATTATCCTGGGCATCATGCCCTGGAATTTTCCTTTTTGGCAAGTATTTCGCTACGGAGTACCGGCACTCATGGCGGGCAATGTTACGCTGCTCAAGCACGCCCCCAATGTTTTTGGTTGCGCCCTGGCCATCGAAACGGCGTTTCGTGCAGCGGGGTTTCCTGAAGGGGTATTCCAGGCCCTCATTGCCGATGTGGATGCCGTACAACGCCTGGTAGCCGACGACCGCGTAGGGATGGTCACCCTTACGGGCAGTGAACGGGCGGGTGCTTCGGTTGCTGCTCTGGCGGGTAGTCACCTCAAAAAATCGGTATTGGAACTTGGCGGCAGCGATGCCCTCATTGTGCTGCCCGATGCTGATTTGGATAAAGCCGCCGCCGCTGCCGTACAGTCGCGCATGATGAACGCCGGACAGGTTTGCATTGCCGCCAAACGTTTTTTGGTGCACCAGGACGTAAAAGTCGCTTTCACCGAGAAGGTATTGCACTTGATTCAGGGGCTGAAACAAGGTGATCCGCTTGATTCAGCAACCAAATTGGGTCCGCTGGCTCTTCTCGATTTAGCCGAGGCTTTGGAACACCAATTGCAAAAGGCCTTGACGCAGGGCGCAACTTTGCTCTGCGGAGGTGTGCGCGAGGGCTGCAATTTTGCACCCACCCTGCTCGATAATGTCAGTCCCGATTCGGTAGCTTTTCGGGAAGAGACCTTTGGCCCTTTGGCGACCATCACTTCGTTTAGCTCAGAACAAGAAGCCATCCATTTGGCCAACCTTTCCCGCTACGGGCTTAGTACAGCCATTTGGACACAAGACCTGGACAAAGCCAAAACGCTCGCTCGCCAATTGGAAGTAGGCAGTGTCTTTGTCAATGCCGTGGTGCGTTCTGATTCCCGTTTGCCGATTGGGGGGGTAAAAAAATCGGGTTATGGTCGGGAGCTTGCGGAAGCAGGCATCAGGGAATTCTGTACGGTGAAAACCCATTATGTCAATTAA
- a CDS encoding aspartate aminotransferase family protein, whose translation METKTKPSIQLLTAIPGPKSQEVLARRVAALPAGAARSTDVVVDSARGAVIKDVDGNTLLDFAGGIGMINVGHSPSNVVNAVKRQLDKFIHTCQIVTTMEAPIQLAELLNRIAPGDFAKKTLLCNSGSEAVENAINIAKYYTQRPAVIVFEGAYHGRTHLTLSLTSKYNLFKKGFGSMVSDIYRLPAPNMYRVPAGMSAQKYLDYCIARIDEALISQVDPTAVAAILIEPVLGEGGFIPVPAPFLQKLREVADQHGIVLIFDEIQCGMGRTGKLWACEHAGVAPDMITTAKSMGAGMPIAALIGKAEIMDSPHPGGIGGTYGGSPVACVAAIEAVKTIISSGFQQKTERVGEQMRRTLESWKKKYPLVGDVRGLGAMRLVEFVKDRQSKTPDPELTLEIIKDATAHGILLIRAGLYSNCIRLLPPLVITRNQLAEGLLVLEDAIRRAHEKRGLLG comes from the coding sequence ATGGAAACCAAAACCAAACCTAGCATCCAGCTGTTGACCGCCATTCCCGGCCCAAAAAGCCAGGAAGTACTCGCCCGCAGAGTGGCAGCCCTGCCCGCTGGCGCAGCCCGGTCAACCGATGTAGTGGTCGACTCAGCACGAGGTGCCGTGATCAAAGACGTAGATGGCAACACCCTGCTCGACTTTGCCGGGGGCATTGGCATGATCAACGTGGGCCACTCACCCAGCAATGTGGTCAACGCGGTGAAGCGGCAATTGGATAAATTCATCCATACCTGCCAAATCGTAACCACGATGGAGGCACCGATCCAGTTGGCGGAGTTGCTCAACCGCATCGCGCCGGGGGATTTTGCCAAAAAGACTCTGCTCTGCAATTCAGGCTCCGAAGCGGTGGAAAATGCCATCAACATTGCCAAGTACTACACCCAGCGTCCGGCGGTGATTGTGTTTGAAGGCGCTTACCACGGGCGTACCCACTTGACCCTGAGTTTGACCAGCAAATACAACCTGTTCAAAAAAGGTTTTGGCTCCATGGTCAGCGACATCTACCGCTTGCCTGCGCCCAATATGTACCGCGTTCCCGCAGGCATGAGCGCCCAGAAATACCTCGATTATTGCATCGCACGCATTGACGAAGCCCTGATCTCGCAAGTAGATCCAACGGCAGTAGCCGCCATTCTCATCGAACCCGTATTGGGCGAAGGGGGCTTTATTCCGGTTCCAGCGCCGTTTTTGCAAAAATTGCGGGAGGTAGCCGATCAGCATGGCATCGTGCTGATTTTTGACGAAATACAATGTGGCATGGGCCGTACGGGTAAACTCTGGGCCTGTGAGCACGCTGGCGTCGCCCCGGATATGATCACCACGGCCAAAAGTATGGGCGCGGGTATGCCCATTGCTGCCCTGATTGGCAAAGCCGAAATCATGGATTCACCCCACCCCGGCGGCATAGGCGGTACCTACGGTGGTAGCCCCGTTGCTTGTGTAGCGGCCATTGAGGCGGTAAAAACCATCATCAGCAGCGGGTTTCAGCAAAAAACGGAAAGGGTAGGGGAGCAGATGCGCCGCACGCTGGAGTCTTGGAAAAAGAAATATCCGCTCGTGGGCGATGTACGGGGTTTGGGCGCGATGCGTTTGGTGGAGTTTGTCAAAGACCGTCAAAGCAAAACCCCTGACCCTGAGTTGACCCTGGAAATCATCAAAGACGCAACTGCCCATGGCATTCTGCTCATTCGGGCCGGTTTGTATTCCAACTGTATCCGGTTGTTGCCACCGCTGGTCATCACCCGCAATCAACTGGCCGAAGGCTTGTTGGTGCTGGAGGATGCGATTCGGCGGGCGCATGAAAAACGGGGACTTTTGGGCTAA
- a CDS encoding Lrp/AsnC family transcriptional regulator — MENTNSNHYQPDEIDQIILQSLQADGRKSFSDLAKEMGMAVSTVSKRYMNLVDCGILTIVGRVEPERVGLNAYAAIQVQVDTVANVERVAQELLELPEVSFLALRTGDFQLEINVMCRDNTHLMDILRSQMDKISHVRKYEINMYLKVYKWGRTGVSVSVG; from the coding sequence TTGGAAAACACCAATTCAAATCATTACCAACCAGACGAAATCGATCAGATCATTTTGCAATCCTTGCAAGCAGACGGTCGAAAATCTTTTTCTGACTTGGCCAAAGAAATGGGAATGGCGGTTAGCACCGTCAGCAAGCGCTACATGAACCTCGTGGATTGTGGCATCCTCACCATTGTTGGCCGGGTAGAACCAGAAAGGGTAGGACTCAATGCCTACGCCGCCATTCAAGTGCAAGTGGATACCGTGGCCAATGTGGAAAGGGTTGCCCAGGAACTGCTGGAACTGCCCGAAGTCAGCTTCCTTGCCCTCCGTACCGGCGACTTCCAACTGGAAATCAACGTCATGTGCCGCGACAATACCCACCTGATGGACATTTTGCGCAGCCAAATGGACAAAATCAGCCACGTGCGCAAATACGAAATCAACATGTACCTGAAAGTCTATAAATGGGGAAGAACAGGTGTGAGTGTGAGTGTGGGTTAG
- a CDS encoding amidohydrolase: MNQIIYNGQIHPTATESTVEAIWIKAGKVAGIGLLEPLLTQAGAGVTYYDLQGKSLFPGFQDPHIHIWKVGDLLTYLLDLRGVRSIVEMQDRLRDFAARNPQRPWILARGFNEALMAEGRMPDRHDLDHAVPDRPCYVIRTCAHIGVLNSVALNLLPDLSPPPGGEVRLDALGNPSGVLTETALGMITRLIPPPTPAAYREMILAAQDALLRKGITSATDPAVMPDLLAVYKALDAAGELKIRINAIPILVPDGGTTALPLPEPYHSDFLNIDTVKLFADGGLSGKTAALFTPYRGGKERGMLRLADDFFLDLAHSAQAAGLRMATHAIGDAAIEQVLRMYAQLDRHKARTLAHRIEHLGLPSEDHLKLMRDLNVSCVSQPIFLYELGPNFRKYLPDVYLQRVYPYRSVLDAGVRLAFSSDAPVVSDFTPLMGIRNAIERVDVQGELIAGEERIELAEALHAYTLGAAQVIGADHTNGDLTMGKWADFIVLDINPFQCSTTALTDINVLESWVGGIKS, encoded by the coding sequence ATGAACCAAATTATATACAACGGACAGATTCATCCAACTGCAACCGAAAGCACGGTAGAGGCAATTTGGATCAAAGCAGGAAAAGTGGCGGGAATAGGTCTTTTGGAACCATTATTGACCCAAGCTGGTGCGGGAGTAACATATTATGACCTGCAAGGCAAAAGTCTTTTCCCGGGGTTTCAAGACCCGCACATCCACATCTGGAAAGTAGGTGATTTGTTGACATACCTGCTCGACCTGCGCGGGGTGCGCAGCATTGTGGAAATGCAGGATCGCCTTAGGGATTTTGCCGCTCGTAACCCCCAACGGCCCTGGATTTTGGCCCGTGGATTCAACGAAGCCCTGATGGCGGAAGGCCGCATGCCCGATCGGCATGATCTGGATCACGCCGTACCAGATCGGCCTTGTTACGTCATCCGTACTTGCGCCCATATCGGGGTGCTCAACTCAGTGGCCTTAAATTTGTTGCCGGACCTCAGCCCGCCACCGGGTGGTGAAGTCAGGCTAGATGCCCTGGGAAATCCATCTGGCGTATTGACCGAAACGGCCCTGGGCATGATCACCCGGCTGATTCCGCCACCCACTCCTGCCGCTTATCGCGAAATGATTTTGGCAGCACAGGATGCCCTCCTGCGCAAAGGCATCACTTCGGCAACGGATCCGGCGGTGATGCCCGATTTGCTGGCGGTGTACAAGGCCCTGGATGCCGCCGGCGAGTTGAAAATCCGCATCAACGCCATTCCAATTTTGGTGCCGGATGGAGGCACTACCGCACTGCCGCTCCCCGAACCCTACCATTCCGATTTTTTGAACATCGATACCGTCAAACTTTTTGCCGACGGGGGGCTGAGTGGAAAAACCGCCGCGCTTTTTACACCTTATCGGGGTGGCAAGGAACGGGGAATGTTGCGCCTGGCCGATGATTTTTTCCTCGATTTGGCACATAGCGCCCAAGCTGCCGGATTGCGCATGGCTACCCATGCCATTGGTGATGCGGCCATTGAACAGGTCTTGAGGATGTATGCCCAACTGGATCGACACAAAGCCCGAACTTTGGCGCACCGCATTGAGCACCTAGGGTTGCCTTCCGAGGATCATTTGAAGCTGATGCGTGACCTGAATGTAAGTTGTGTTTCACAGCCCATCTTTTTGTATGAATTGGGGCCAAATTTCCGCAAATACCTTCCCGATGTTTACCTCCAGCGCGTTTACCCCTACCGGAGTGTACTGGACGCGGGCGTACGTTTGGCCTTTTCATCAGATGCTCCCGTAGTCAGTGATTTTACCCCCCTGATGGGCATACGCAATGCCATCGAACGGGTAGATGTGCAAGGGGAACTCATTGCGGGTGAAGAGCGAATTGAGCTTGCCGAAGCACTCCACGCGTATACCCTCGGTGCCGCACAAGTCATTGGTGCCGATCACACCAACGGAGATTTAACTATGGGGAAATGGGCTGATTTTATTGTTTTGGATATAAATCCTTTTCAATGCTCCACTACGGCTCTAACGGATATAAATGTCTTAGAATCATGGGTAGGGGGTATAAAATCTTAA
- a CDS encoding aspartate aminotransferase family protein has protein sequence MTSKELMERRNRVLPKAMYTTSTLNAASAKGAVFYDAEGVEYIDFSGGIGVLNAGHCPTPVSRAIAKQAQTLMHTFFNVLTHEPYVLLAEKLVEILPHGEATKVMFVSTGAEAVENAVKIARQATGRQGIICYTGGFHGRTLMGMSLTSKVSYKTGCGPFAPEIYRLPFPDYYHNGHGQAFDTFVEQELENFKKYLSTVVAPDNVAAVILEPVQGEGGFYIVPPRYLQGLHEICKQHGILLILDEVQSGFGRTGKWAAYEHYGVIPDISTWAKSMGSGIPIAAVMGKAEVMDKALPGTLGGTYAGNPVACAGALASIEYMQQIDINRKGEQVGKTLLNFFNKLKKECPAIGEVRGLGAMVAIELVKNQNPNLPDPDLTKNLVTACAARGLFLISAGVYGNVIRVLCPLVISQPMLKKGLEIMREELLKF, from the coding sequence ATGACATCCAAAGAATTGATGGAGCGCCGCAACCGCGTGCTACCAAAGGCCATGTACACCACTTCCACGCTCAATGCCGCTTCCGCCAAAGGAGCCGTATTTTATGATGCCGAGGGAGTGGAGTACATCGATTTTAGCGGCGGCATCGGCGTGCTGAATGCTGGCCATTGCCCTACGCCCGTCAGCCGGGCCATCGCTAAACAGGCGCAGACCCTGATGCATACTTTTTTTAACGTGCTCACCCACGAACCTTATGTACTGTTGGCAGAAAAGCTGGTCGAAATTTTGCCCCATGGCGAAGCCACCAAAGTTATGTTTGTCAGCACGGGTGCCGAAGCCGTGGAAAACGCCGTAAAAATTGCCCGCCAGGCCACTGGCCGACAAGGCATCATTTGCTACACCGGAGGTTTTCATGGGCGCACGCTCATGGGCATGAGTTTGACCTCCAAGGTGAGTTACAAAACGGGATGCGGCCCTTTTGCTCCCGAAATATACCGTTTGCCCTTCCCCGATTATTACCACAATGGACATGGTCAGGCATTCGACACTTTTGTGGAGCAGGAACTGGAGAATTTCAAAAAATACCTGAGCACGGTAGTTGCGCCAGATAATGTAGCCGCCGTGATCCTCGAACCCGTGCAAGGTGAAGGTGGCTTCTACATCGTACCTCCGCGTTACCTGCAAGGCTTGCACGAAATCTGCAAACAACACGGCATTCTCCTGATTTTAGACGAGGTACAATCCGGCTTTGGCCGCACCGGAAAATGGGCCGCTTACGAGCACTATGGCGTCATTCCGGATATTTCCACCTGGGCTAAATCAATGGGTTCGGGCATCCCGATCGCCGCCGTAATGGGCAAAGCCGAGGTCATGGACAAAGCCTTGCCCGGCACACTTGGCGGTACCTATGCCGGGAACCCGGTAGCCTGCGCTGGAGCACTCGCTTCGATCGAATACATGCAACAAATCGACATAAACCGCAAGGGCGAACAAGTGGGCAAAACCCTCCTGAATTTTTTCAACAAACTGAAAAAAGAATGCCCTGCCATCGGCGAGGTACGTGGACTCGGGGCAATGGTGGCCATCGAATTGGTCAAAAACCAAAATCCCAATTTACCCGACCCGGATTTGACCAAAAACCTGGTAACAGCTTGTGCGGCACGTGGCCTGTTTCTGATCAGTGCGGGGGTGTACGGCAACGTAATTCGGGTGCTTTGTCCTTTGGTGATCAGCCAGCCGATGTTGAAGAAGGGGCTGGAAATTATGCGGGAAGAATTGCTTAAGTTTTAA
- a CDS encoding rhomboid family protein, translating to MNDLGLIGFILLLANFLFSYKGFTNPQVFAAYKFEVDSILFHKDFKRLVSSAFLHVNWMHLIFNMLSLYAFSNLLENQLGGLNFVLLYLTSLVGGNLLALFVHRQHGSYSAVGASGAVCGVIFASIALFPGIEVGTFFLPFQFPGWLFGLLYVAISIYGIKSKRGNIGHEAHLGGALIGVLLACYMQPEALAYNLFTIAIIALPMLAFILIILARPDVLVTDNFNFKKNKRYYTLEDRTNEERTNRQQEVDRLLDKIKQKGLNSLTAKEQQTLQENSKKNR from the coding sequence ATGAATGATCTCGGATTGATTGGATTTATACTGCTCCTGGCAAATTTTTTGTTTTCGTACAAAGGTTTTACCAACCCGCAGGTATTTGCAGCATACAAATTTGAGGTAGACAGCATTCTCTTCCACAAAGATTTCAAACGCTTGGTCTCTTCCGCTTTTTTACACGTCAATTGGATGCACCTCATCTTCAACATGCTGAGTTTGTATGCGTTCAGTAACCTGCTTGAAAATCAGTTGGGGGGGCTCAATTTTGTACTGCTCTACTTGACCAGTTTAGTGGGTGGAAATCTACTCGCCTTGTTTGTGCATCGACAACACGGCAGTTACAGTGCCGTCGGGGCATCTGGTGCGGTTTGTGGCGTCATTTTTGCCTCGATTGCCTTATTTCCCGGCATAGAGGTGGGCACTTTTTTCCTGCCGTTTCAATTCCCGGGTTGGTTATTTGGCCTGTTGTATGTTGCTATTTCCATTTACGGGATCAAATCCAAAAGAGGCAATATTGGCCACGAGGCGCATTTAGGCGGTGCTTTGATTGGGGTATTGCTGGCCTGTTACATGCAGCCTGAGGCACTAGCTTATAACCTTTTTACCATCGCGATCATCGCCCTCCCGATGCTGGCTTTTATCCTGATCATCCTGGCCCGGCCTGACGTTTTAGTGACGGACAATTTTAATTTCAAAAAAAACAAACGATACTACACCCTGGAAGATAGAACCAATGAAGAAAGAACCAATCGTCAACAGGAAGTAGACCGATTGCTCGATAAAATCAAGCAAAAAGGCTTGAACAGTTTGACCGCCAAAGAGCAACAAACGCTGCAAGAAAATTCGAAAAAGAATCGCTAG